The window GCCCGTGCCTGCCTCCACCGTGGCTCAGCTGCGGTGCTCATCGCCGGTCGCGGCGACCCTTTTCGGCGACAAGGGCGAGGTCCTGTTCCACGGCAAGACCAAGCGCCTCTTCACGGCGGCGCAGAACCGGGCACTAGCGGCCCGTGACGGCGGCTGCGTCTGGCCCAGCTGCGACCGGCCACCCTCATACTGCGAGACACATCATGCAAACGAATGGGTCTCGGACGATCATCCGCCCGGTCGAACCGACATCGACAACGGCGTTCTGCTCTGCCACTTCCACCACTCCCACCTGCACAAATCACCATGGAAACTGACCATGCACGACGGGGTGCCCCACCTCATCCCACCCAGATGGGTAGACACGGAACAGACACCGATACCGACCACCCGTCGACGCACCATCCAACGACCCGCCGCATAGCCAGCCACCGCATCCGAGGGCAAGCGCGAAGCGCGCGGCAGCACACCCAGCTGCCGCGCGCTCACGCGCTTGCCCGAGATGGACATGGCTGGGTTGGAAAGAGAACTGCTACCGGGATTCGACCGGCAAGCGGCTGCGCGACACCCGCGGCAACACGACCCACAGCGCCAGCACGATCACCAGCACCACCGAGCCGATGACGATCCCCGCCGCGCGCCCGAGCACGAAGTCGAAGATCAGCAGCGCCGTGCCCGCGAGCGTGATCGCGACGCCGATCATCGTGAACTGCAGGATGCGGTCGGTCAGGTGCACGACTCGGTCTTTGGCGCGCATCCGGAACAGGGCGCGGTGCAGGCTCACCGGGGCGAGCCCGAAGACGGTGGTGAGGATGGAGGCGACGACCAGGCAGAGGTAGACGATGCGCTGGTAGTCGTCGAGGTCCTCGAAGCGGGACTGGAAGGCGGCCGCGAGCAGGAAACCCGTGAGGATCTGCGTGCCGGTCTGGATGACCCGCAGCTCCTGCAGCATCTCGTTCCAGTTGCGATCGAGGCGCTCGTTCTCGCTCTCGTCGCGCCCGTCACCCGGGCTCGCGTCGACATCGGTCATGGAACGTATCTACCACGCTCCGCCGGGGGCGTCATGGGCCACTCGCGCATGACCCCGTCAGAGCGCACGCCCGACCGGCACCAGTTCGACGTCGCGCAACCGGCCGTCGTCGGCCACCGCGGTCATCATCGTGCAGACGGGCTGCCGCCGCCGGTCGGTCGGCGAGCCGGGGTTCAGCAGGCGCATCCCGCCGGGCGCGGTGCTGTCCCACGGGATATGGCTGTGCCCGAACACCAGCACGTCCGTCTCGGGGAACGCCTGTTCCATCCGCACCTCGCGCCGATCCCGCGAGCCGGTCTCGTGGATCATCGCGAACCGCAGCCCCTCGAGCTCCACCCGCGCGACCTCCGGCAGCCGCGCCCGCAGTCCCGCCCCGTCGTTGTTCCCCCACACCCCGATCAGCCGCGCGGCGCGCCCCGAGAGCAGGTCGAGGGTCGCCTCGTCGACCCAGTCCCCCGCGTGGAACACCAGGTCGGCCTCGTCGACCGCCCGCCAGACCCGCTCGGGCAGCACCTTGGCGCGCTTGGGCAGATGGGTGTCGGCGAGCAGCAAGAGTCGCGTGGGCATGGGTCCATCGTGGCCCGGGTCGGACGCTGCCCGTAGGCTCGGGGGCAGGTTCGACGGCGGGAGGTCGGGTGGATCCGCTCGAGCAGGCGGCGGGGCAGCTCTACGGAGAGGCCCCCTCGGGGTTCATCGCCGCGCGCAATGCCCGGGCCGCCGAGGCCAAGGCGGCGGGTGAGCGCGAGCTGGCGGCGGGCATCCGTTCACTGGCGAAGCCCTCGGTCGCGGCCTGGGCCGTGAACGCGCTCGTGCGGCACCGGCCGGGCGACGTGCAGCCCCTGCTCGAGCTGGGCGAGCGGATGCGCGACGCCACCGACTCGGGCGACCGCGACGCCGTGCGGCAGCTCGGCCGCGAACGCCAGCAGCTGCTCGCGACGGCCGCGTCGTCGGCGCGGGCGCTCGGCGACGAGCTCGGCGTGGCCGTCTCGGACGCAGCGGCCGTCGAGGTGCAGCAGACGCTGCAGGCGGCTGTCGTCGACCCGGCGGCGACCGCGGCCGTGCGGAGCGGGCTGCTCGTTCGGACGTTCTCGAGCACCGGGGTCGACCCGGTGGAGCTCGACGGCGCGGTGGCGCTGGCCGGTGCGGGGGCGGTCGAGCCCGTCGCGGTACCGTCGGCCGCGACTCGGCCACGGGCAGTCGGGACCCGGGAGGCCGAGAAGAAGTCGAGCGATGCGCAGGCGGCTCCGAAGGAATCGCGCGAGGAGGCCCGCGAGCGCGCCGCCGCCGAGCGCGCGTCACGGGCCCTCGCCGCCGCCAAGCGCGAGGCGGAGGAGGCGCGACAGGACGCCGAAGACGCCCAGGCGGAGCTCGCGACGACGGAGCTGCGCATCCGCGAGAATCGGGCGCGGCACGAGCAGCTCGCCGAGGAGCAGCAGGAGCTGCGCGAACGTCTCGACGCGGTGCAGGGCGAGCTCACCGACACCAATGTCACGGCCGCCCGCCTCCGCAAGGAGCGTTCCTCCGCCGTGCGGGCAGCCGAAGCGGCCGAGCGCCTGGCGTCTCGCGCCCGCACCCGCCTCGCCTCGCTCACCGCCGACGACGACCTGGACGACTGACTACGCGCGCGCCATCTGACACAACGTGTGTGGCGACCCGACGCGACCTGACACAACATGTGGCAAGTCGACGCGACCCGACACAACTTGTGGCAAGTCGGCGCGACCCGACGCAACTTGTGTCAGGTGAGCACGCTCAGGCCAGCAGCGCCGCGACCGCCACGAGCAGCGGCACCGAGCCGATCGTCGTGACGAGCACCGTGTCCCGTGCCAGCACGACGCCCCGCTGATACCG of the Herbiconiux flava genome contains:
- a CDS encoding metallophosphoesterase family protein, which gives rise to MPTRLLLLADTHLPKRAKVLPERVWRAVDEADLVFHAGDWVDEATLDLLSGRAARLIGVWGNNDGAGLRARLPEVARVELEGLRFAMIHETGSRDRREVRMEQAFPETDVLVFGHSHIPWDSTAPGGMRLLNPGSPTDRRRQPVCTMMTAVADDGRLRDVELVPVGRAL
- a CDS encoding DUF6328 family protein, producing the protein MTDVDASPGDGRDESENERLDRNWNEMLQELRVIQTGTQILTGFLLAAAFQSRFEDLDDYQRIVYLCLVVASILTTVFGLAPVSLHRALFRMRAKDRVVHLTDRILQFTMIGVAITLAGTALLIFDFVLGRAAGIVIGSVVLVIVLALWVVLPRVSRSRLPVESR